The following is a genomic window from Nitrospira sp..
TCCTGAGCAGGGTTTCAAAGGTTTCGACCATGCCGAACACCGCGGTCCGTTCCAGCGCCTCCACGGTTTGCATGACTTGCGGGATGGTCGGCACAAAACTCAGATAGATGCCGCCGGAACGCAACACAGTCGCGGCATGCGGCACCACCTGCCAGGGTTCCGGCAGATCCAGCACGAGACGATCGAACGGACGCCCGTCTTCGAGCACATCGATGCCCTCATAGGCATTCTTTCGACAGGGCATCAGGGTGGAGACCGGCCCCATGTACCGTTCGATGTTCGTCAGCGCGGTACGGGAAAAATCGTCGCGAGCCTCATAGCTCACGACCAATCCGGTCGGACCAACGGCACGCAACAGGGCCATCGTAAGCGCACCTGATCCTGTTCCCGCCTCAAACACCCGCGCGCCGGGATAGACATCGGCCCACATCGGGATCAGAGACAGATCCTTGGGATACAACACCTGCGCCCCGCGAGGCATTTTGAGGACGTACTCCCCAAACGTCGGTCGTAACGCCAGAAATCGTTTGCCTTTGGAGAGGATCACGATCGAGCCGTCCGGCTTGCCGATCAGCTCGTCGTGCGGAATCGTCTCGCCGCTGAAATGATAGGTATCGCCGGCCTTTAACGTCAGGGCATACTGGCGACCCTTCTTATCCACGAGGTGGACCCGTTCGCCGTTTTTCAGTTGCGCCATAACCCGGCATTCTAGGAGACTGACGATGGGTTTTCAACCGAACCACATCCCGTCACGCTCCTCGCCTCTCCATCCTTCTCTTCTCGTCACACGAGTCCTCGGTGATCGCATGGCCGATCCCCTTGACAGTTCAGAGAGAGTTCCTATCTTCCCTTCTTGGTAATCCAAACAGTGCTCTGTCTCGTAGTATTTCCGACAGAAGCGTGAAAGAAGGAACGCGTGTGAATCCTTTCTTCAGAGTCTTGTCTCTAATGAAGTGATTGCCTACAGCCTCTCCGAGCAATCAGAGAGCAAACCTCCCCAGGACGGGGAAGAGGGGTGATGAACATGAAAGAGTCCCTCGCGATTCATGACGATACAGAACCAACGGTCGCGGTGCGGGTGGACCCTGATGCCGACGATCCGGAAGCCAGCGATTTGCTGGAGAGTATCGCTCAAGACGATCAACCGGAAGCAGAAAACGAGGAAGCTGCAGCGGAAAAGGCCTCCCGATCGGCATCTGCGCCTTTTCTCTTGGAATCATTATATTTTCGTTCCTTCGGCGAACGCCGGCTCCTTGAGCGGGATGAAGAGATCGCCCTGGCGAAACATATCGACCTCGGCACGCGTCGGATTCGCCAAGCGCTGCAACAGGCCGCCAAAGTCGGCGGTCGCCTGAAACGAACGGAGCGCACCATCGAATGCATCCAGACGTTGCAGACGGTGAGGAAGCTAAGCGGACTCTCGGCACTGGCTCTCAATCACGCGGAAACTTCGCTGGAACAGCTGCGACAGGAAGCGGGAAGCGGAGGGAAACAGGGCGCGTCGATTCAGAAGGAACTGGAGGTCTGGCTGGAACAGCTGCGGACGGCTCGCATCACCTTGGAAACCGCCAAAGACGAATTGGTGCGCTGCAACCTGCGGCTGGTCGTGGATGTGGCGAAACATTACACTGGTCGCGGGCTCACGCTCCTGGATCTGGTGCAAGAAGGCAATATCGGCTTGATGAAAGCAGCCGAGCGGTATCAATATCGAAAGGGGTTCAAATTCAGTACGTACGCCACCTGGTGGATTCGGCAGGGCATCACCCGATCATTGGCCGATCAGTCGCGCACGATCCGAATTCCTGTCCACCAGACGGAAGCGTCGAACCGCATTCTCCGGGCTTCACGCCGACTCGTGCAACAATTGGGGCGCCAGCCGAGACTGGAAGAGGTGGCCTTCAGCATGCGGATGCGGCCCGACCGCCTGCATGAAACGATTCAGGCCTTCCAAGAGCCGGTGGCATTGGAACACCGAGTCGGCGACGGCGGCACGGAACTGGGCGAACTGTTGCCCGACCAGCAGGCGGTCCCGCCGGATGCCCATGTGAACCGCACGGAACTCACCCGTGAAATGGATCGGATCCTCGGAACCCTGACCCCGAGAGAACAAACTGTGATTCGACTGCGGTTCGGCATCGGCGAAGACCAAGCCCGTACCCTTGAGCAGGTGGGGCAACACCTGTCGGTCACCCGTGAACGGATTCGCCAGATCGAAGCCAAGGCGCTCAAGAAACTCAAGTCTCCCATGGTCAAGGAGATGTTCGCGGCGATCAAGTAACGGCGACATCGGGCGGTCACATCGGTGCGATTCGGGCGAGGCCACCACCTCGCCCGTGCCGTTTTGAGTGTGCTTTCGCCCTTCCGGCTGTTGTGAGAGAATGCGCCGACGAAAGGACCGTTCTCCCATGGTGACTGGTTCCGACAACCGCGACACCTCTCGGCGGTCCGGCCGCGGACGGTGTCCGACGTTGGGACTCCTCTCACTCTGTCTTTTCACTTTCGCCGCACCGGCTTGGAGTGCGGACCAACCTTTCGCCGAGCAGACTTCGCTGAAGGAACTGTCTGTACCGGCCGTAGTAGCGAAGGTGCGCCCGTCGGTCGTCACCGTACTCACGCGCGGCCTTCCCCCAAGAGGAACACAATACGGAGCCCCCTCCGGATCCGGCTCCGGAGTGATTATCGATGCCGACGGACACATCCTCACCAACAATCACCTGGTACAAGGAGTGACCAGCGTCGTAGTCGGGCTCTCGACGGGCCGACTGACACCGGGCCGGGTGGTTGCCCGCGATTTCTTCCTCGACCTCGCCCTCGTCAGCATCACCGCGACGGACCTGGTACCGGCCGAAACCAGTCGGCGCACGGCCTTTGAGATCGGTGAGACCGTCATCGCCATCGGGAATCCCCTCGCTCTGAAGGGAGGTTCGACCGTCACGGTCGGAGTGATCAGCGCGCTCGATCGTTCGGTCCTCACACCGGAAGGAGAAACTCTCTACGATCTGCTTCAAACGGACGCGGCCATCAATCCCGGTAACAGCGGCGGCCCGCTTGTCGATCGCTACGGTCAGGTGGTCGGGATCAATGTTGCGATCGCTCCGTCGGCGCAAGCCATCAGTTATGCCATCGCCATGGAATCCATCACTCCCCATCTCCGGTCGATGATCGACCGTGGGTCCGTACTGCGTCCGGATCTCGGCTTGATTCCCTTGACCGTCACACCGAGCGTCGCCGCGAGTTTCGATCTCGAACATGACCGTGGAATTCTCGCTCTCCAGGTGGACCCGGCCAAACCGGCCGGCCAGGCCGGATTGCAGTCCGGTGACGTGGTGACCGCCGTCGACAACCACCAGATCTTCAACATCGGCGATTTCTGGCACGCCGTCGGTCGCGCAGGAGCGCAGATGTCGTTTCAGATCGCGGCGCAAGGAAAGACCGGCACGGCGACGATTACCGTTTCGCGCTCCGCTCCGTCAGGGCCTTAATCGATGACACCGGATCAAATCGTTCAGACTCAACCGGTCACCCCAACTGTTTCTGTTCAGGATCGGAGCTGCGATGAGACCCCTCGACCAGGAACCTTGGTCCGTTGCGACTGCCTTCTCTATGAAGAGGCCTGGAATCTGCAACGGACCTGTCATAGAGCGCGCGCAGCCGACCACTGCCGCGACCTGCTCCTGCTGATGGAACATCCTCCCGTCTTTACCGCCGGGCGTACGACCAAAGACCACCATTGGCCCGGAGAAGACAACCTGACACAGCGGACCGGCATTCCCGTCCTTCGAACGGAGCGAGGCGGCTCGATCACCTACCATGGACCAGGCCAAGTGGTCGGATACCCCGTCCTCCGACTCTCCGACCACTGTGCAGGACCGAAGGCCTATGTTCGCAGGCTGGAGGATGTGCTCATCGCCACCCTGGCCGGGTGGGGAATCGCCGGCCGTCGCCTGGAACGCCTGCCAGGCGTGTGGATCGGAAGCGATACGCCGTCCAAGATCGCCTCCATCGGAGTCCGTATTTCGCAAGGCATCACGACCCATGGTTTCGCCTTGAATGTCTCCGTGGACCTCACCCCCTTTTCGCACATCGTCCCTTGCGGAATTACCGACTGCCGCGTCACCTCCATGGCAGCGCTCCTGGGGACCACGCCCGATGTGAACGCCGTGCGGCAACGAATCGCCGCCGATTTTGCCGAACGGTTTCATCTGATCTGGACCGAAACCATCGGTCCTGAGCGTTTCACTTCTCTCGTCGAACAGCCAACGGGTGCTCTCGTGAGCGCGCCCAGCAATGCGCAATTCATCCGTAAGGAGTGCCGTAATGAATGAACTCGACACCCACACCTTTCGACTTGCCGTCGCCCAGTTCAACGAAGCGGCGGACGCGATGCACTTGGATACCAACCTGCGCCAGCGACTCACGTTGCCACAGCGGTCGCTGATCGTCAGCGTGCCGGTACGGATGGATGACGGCCGAGTGGAAGTCTTCACCGGGTATCGGGTCCAGCACGACACGGCGCGCGGCCCTTGCAAGGGCGGCATTCGTTACCATCAGGGCGTGAATCTCGGTGAGGTCGCCGCACTCTCCATGTGGATGACGTGGAAATGCGCACTGGCCGACCTTCCGTACGGTGGAGCCAAGGGAGGGGTGAGGGTGGATCCCAAGCGATTGACCCGCGGAGAACTCCAACGCCTCACCAGACGGTACGCGGCGGAGATTTTCCCCTTGATCGGGCCGGACAAGGACGTGCCGGCACCGGATGTGGGGACGGATCAGCAGGTCATGGCCTGGATCATGGATACTTACAGTCAACAGGTCGGGTATGCCGTGCAGGGGGTCGTGACGGGCAAGCCCCTGTCGATCGGCGGCAGCCTCGGGCGCGAAGATGCCACCGGACGAGGCGTGGTCTACGTCACCCTGGAAGCATTGCGCCATCTGAAATTGAACGTGGCCGACGCCACCGTCGCAATCCAGGGGTTCGGCAATGTGGGATCCCACACCGCCTTGATCATGCAGCAGGCCGGCGCACGGGTGGTGGCCGTCAGCGACGTCACCGGCGGTCTCTATAACGCCAAGGGCTTGGACATTCCGGAATTGCTGCGCCGCTATCGAGAGAAACGCGAACCGCTCAACGAGATCAAACTGGGCGAGTCCGTCACCAACGAGGAGTTGCTGCGCCTGGACTGCACGGTGCTGGTCCCTGCCGCGCTCTCCGAACAAATCACCGAGACCAACGCCTCCACGTTGCGCTGCCGAATCCTGGCAGAAGGCGCCAACGGTCCGACGACCTTGGAGGCCGATCGTATCCTGAAGGACAAGGGCGTCTTTGTCATTCCCGACATCCTGGCGAATTCCGGAGGCGTGATCGTGTCCTATTTTGAATGGGTGCAGGACGTGCAGCGCTTTTTCTGGAAGGCCAAAGACATTCAAGACCGGTTGCAGGACCTCATCACCAACGCTTTCCACAGGACATTGCACTTTTCAACCGAGAACCGTACGACGATGCGGATGGCGGCCTTGATGTCGGGCATCGACAAGGTCGCCCAAGCACACCTCCAGCGAGGTCTCTATCCTTAGCACTCGCTCTGCCACCCTTGCTGTTCTCCTCCTGCATGCGTTAGGGTTGCTGAAGCAATGACCGTTCATCATGATCGCGCGCGATCGAGGCAACCTTCATGAGCCACGAGTCTATCGCGTCACTGTGGGAAGCCCATAGTCGCGAGGGATGGCCTCGCTTTTCCAGCCCGCACGAAGGACAACTGATGACCTTGGATACGGTCATCGGTGGGTGCGCGGTATTCTATCTCGATGGGCCGGAGGGATTGGATGGTCGGCGAATCGCCATTCTCGAAGACTGCATGGCGGATCTCGATGCGTTGCTCGACGACCTCACGGAGGACAGCCTGAGCTATTTTCAACGTCTTCGGCAGCTGGCGAGCGCGCTCGTCAACTCGAGCCGGCTGGATTAGCACCCTATTGACACACCGATCCGGACACCCGACTAGACAGCCACCCGCGGGTGGCCGGCGTCAACATTCTGCACCCACCGGTAGTGGGTCAGTTTGAATTTGTTTGATGTTGCCTATGCTTAAGCGGTCATGTATGCTGGAGGCATGAAAAAGAAAAAGCCATCCACAGATGTGAATGTGACCGCGTTCCAGATTTTAAAAGCCGCAACTGGACAACCTGCCGAAGAAGCTCCCCCCAAGAAGAAGCCTGCCGAGCCAGAGAAAAATCCCGCTGCTGTCGCCCTTGGTCGTTTAGGTGGGCTGAAGGGTGGCAAGGCCAGGGCGGAAAAGCTTTCCACTAAGAAGCGATCGGAGATCGCCAAGAAGGCATCTAAGGCCCGCTGGGACAAATAATCAAGCCGCTGAATCGTCTGGCTGTTCAAGCTCTTCTAGGTCTATCGTGAAATCAAATACAATCTGAATGGGATCGCCAGGGTTCTTGTTCTCGTTATAGAAGTCGCAATCATTCTTCAGTTGTTTACAATCTCCAACGATCTGTTGCCTTCTCTGTTGAAGTGCGATCTGCATATGCGTCCTAGAGGCTGAGCGAATATCTGCCCAAAGAGCGATCTGTTCCCCGCCGCGCTCTATGCGAGCAACATGCTTCGCCCTGATTGTCCGGCCCTGAGCATCAGTAAAATGCTCTTCCCTCATCGCCCTCGCAATTTGATCGGCACACTGATTAACCAGTGCGGACGGCTGCGGCTCCCACTTCCCCTGACGTATTGCCCACGCGGCAATTTGTCGTGTAGTGGCTGGCCATGGCTGATTAGCATCAAGATAGCTTCTGACAATATTTTGAAGTTGCTCGGTGTAATTTGCCATGGCAAAGCCTCCTTACATTGCTCAGAGATTAGCGGGAGGGAAGGAGCCCCATCCGTCCGTCAGAGCTGATTGAGTGATGATATGCTTGATTCTCTCTAACATTTTCCTGTTCTGCGAATAGCTGATCTGCTTTCGATGCTGGAGTTGTCCTACGATGATTCCAGGGTGAACTTTGATTCTTTTGGCAAAACGGAGAATCTTCGGCCCATAAAACAACGGGGCAGTTCTCGCTATGAAATCATCCATTTCTGTTTTGGGGACCAAGAATTCTGAGGCGAATGCATTTGCTCGCAATTCAACTGATTCGCTTGGATGGCCTGGAGCCATCTCTCCAGTTTGATCGCTGACAAGATCGGTATCCAAAAAGAATGGCTGCGCTCCATCTCCGTTCTTCACATGTCCTAACTCATGGGCGAGGCTGAACCAAAATGCGTCTATGCGATCATACCTGAGAGATAAGGCGATCACTGGCGTATGCCTATCAAGCCAAATACACGCACCATCAATGCGTGTTTGTGGCAAAGCTTCCACCACAACGAACCGGATACCCATATCTGAAAGGACGCGAGGCACCTGCCTAATTTCTTCTACGGAGTGGAGCAGTTGCCGAAGGCGGCCAAACCCTTCGGCTAAGGAGTGTTTTGTTATTGGCTTGGCAGTTACCGCCATTCCAAGCGCACTTGCACGACGGAGCCAAGCCCGCTGGGATGGAGTAACATCATGATATGAGGTGGATTTTCGTGCAGCATGAGGCATTGACTCCATTTCATCGAGAGAGGCAATACCGAAGAATTGCAATACTTCCTGCTCCAGAACGTCTATGTTCTGCGTAGGCTCAATCCAATGCCGCTTTACCATCTCCTTGATCGGGGCGAGTTGGTACAATCTGGCTCGTCGCGCAATAGCTCTATCATCAGATTTAAGCTTCCAAAGCTGATACGCAGTTTCTAGATTCATCCAATATTGGGCACTCGAACCAAAAGCATTGCCAAGCGCCTTGGCTGTTTCAGGTGTAACGCCACGCTTTGCCTTGACCAATTCATTAACGAAGGCAGGAGTGCGCCCAAGAATTTCCGCTAACTCAATTTGAGTCCACCCCCGTGCTTCAAGCTCTTCCTCAATGAATTCCCCAGGCGGGAAAATTTCTGCGAATGTTCTTTCAGTCATGGTGCTCACCCCCACCATTTAGTGGTAATCCTCAATAGAAACTATAGTCACAACTTTATCGGACCCCTTGCCCTCTAATTCAAAAATCAGCCTCCATTGATCATTAAGCCGAATGGAATGCTGATGCGACCTCGGTCCTTTTAGCTTTTCGCATCTCAAGGCTGGCGAATGGTAAAAGTCCCTTTCATCGTGAAATGCGCGGATCTGCTGCATCCGTTTTCTGAACATTTTGACTACTGCCGGAGGATAGCCGCCACCAAATCTGGCATCGGATTCAAGCCTATCAAGGGCGGTATCTCGGAAGCGCGCATCCATTTCACGACCAGATTATAGCTGCGAGTTAAATTAGCGTCAATATCGAATTATCGTAATCCGACAATTTAATGTTTGCATTACATGACCGGTCAAGCATAATATGCCCATCCTGATTGGATGGAGGCTTCCATGAACAAGCTGAGCACGAAAGAGCGAGCTGCAATAATAGCCGCACTAGTCGAGGGCAATAGCATACGCGCCACCTGTCGCATGACTGGCGCAGCCAAAGGAACCGCGCTCAAGCTTCTTGTCGATCTCGGTAAGGCCTGTGCTCGATACCAAGATGAAAAGTTGCGGAATCTTCAATGTAAGCAGATTCAATGTGATGAGATATGGTCTTTCTGCTACGCGAAGGAAAAGAATGTGCCGGATGAACTCAAGGGCAAGCTCGGCTTTGGCGATGTATGGACCTGGACGGCCATCGATGCCGATTCAAAGTTAATCGTGTCATATCTAGTGGGCGATCGGAGTGCCCTGTATGCAAGGAAGTTTATCGATGACTTAGCCTCACGGTTGGCCCATCGAGTACAGCTGACGACGGATGGACACAAAGCCTATCTGACGGCGGTAGAGAATGCTTTCGGTGCTGATGTCGATTACGCCATGCTGGACAAAATCTATAACGCTCCGCCTCAAGAAGGGCAGGTTCGTTATAGCCCCGCGGACTGCTGCGGAACCCGGAAGGTCAAGGTCAAAGGCAACCCTGACATTACAAAGGTCTCAACCAGCTTCGTAGAACGCCAGAACCTGACCATGCGTATGAGTATGCGACGCATGACGCGGTTGACCAATGCCTTCAGCAAGAAGCTAGAGAATCAGGCCCATGCTGTGGCCCTGCACTTCATGCACTACAACTTCTGCCGGGTTCATCAAACCTTGCGGGTAACGCCAGCGATGGAAGCAGGAATTTCGGATCATGTGTGGACGCTGGAAGAATTGGCTGGACTTCTGGATTCAAACTGACCCACTACCCACCCACCGAATGCCTTGAAACTCGGCCTGCCCCTTGGATACAATGCCTTGTCGTCTGAGCCATCCCACCGAAAGTCGGCACCTACCTCAAGACGATGCGAGTAAGAAGGACCTATTCCCCTGTTCCAAGGAGGCATCATGATGCAGAGCAAGTGGACGTTCACTGCCTTACTGGCGACGGTGGGTTCTCTTTACCTCGCAGCCATCGTGGGCGCCGAACCCTATGAACTCAGCAAGAACGATTTGTCTGATCCAAAAGGGATTTCAAGCCAGGACGTTTCGCTGTTCGGCATCAAGCTGGGCGATGCCGAAGGGAAGGCGCTCGACGTGCTGGTAAACGAAAAAATTCCCGGCATCAAGGCGGAACAAGAAGCCACCTTCATTTTCCTGCTCGATCAACGAAAGCCGACCGGCCCGATGGCGGGCGTCCGGGTACAAGACGGCAAGGTCGATCTCATTTTCATCAACAACCGCTTCGCTTACAAAACGCGCGGGATCTTTCGCAACGTGCTGAACAGCGAGAGCCCGGACGATGTTCGCAAATTACTGGGCAAGGAAGATTACGGAGATGAAAATGTGATGGGTGCGGTACTCGCATACGACAAGCAGGGCTTCCAAGTGAACTACCTCGGCAAGGACGTCAACGTCGAGTTTTCCCTGCCGCACTGAGTCTCTTCCTCTGTAGACCCCACGGATCGTTGCACAGTTTTTCCTCCTCTCGCCCTCAAGGAACCACACTCAAGCGAATCCCCCTCCGCCTGGATCAACCGGCAACGCCGAGAGCAAGGTACCGCTGAATTCGATATCGCCAGACGGAAGGATCTCGAACCTAGCCCGCATTATTCACGACCGCTTCTGCTCCAATCACGCCCGCGCTGCTGCGACAAGCCTGGCCGCGCTTTACCGGCGGCCACGCAGGCGGCCTCGCCGTTCAGACCCTCGACGTACTGTTCAAGCACGCCTCGGGTCCTCGCGACTCCAGGCACCCGGCTCGCGACGCGATCACGCGATTTCGCCACGAACTGTCGTGAATAATGCGGGCTAGTGGGCGAGACCGGCACGGCTATAGCTCAGCCGGAGGCCGTAATTGATGAGGCTGGTCGCTGTATTCCACCGGCGTTTGGAGTTGAGAATGACGAGCAGCAGGTCGCTGCCGTCCTGCGAGACCTTGGCGATGAGGCAACGGCCGGCCTTGGAGGTAAACCCCGTCTTGACGCCTTGCACGCCGGGAATGCGTCCGAGCAGGCGGTTGGTATTGCGCAAGACGTACGCTCGGTGCTCATTGATCGGCATAATGATCTCCCGCTCCTCACGAACCAACTCCTTGAAGACGGGATGGTGCAAAGCGATCTCGCTCAGTTTGGCCAGGTCTTCCGCGGTCGAATAGTGTGCGGGCGCATCAAATCCGCAAGCATTGCTGAAATGAGTATTGTGCAATTCGAGCGCGGCAGCCTTCGCATTCATGAGATCGACAAAGCGCTCTTCGTCTCCGCCGACATGCTCGCTTGCAGCCAGGCAGGCGTCATTCGCCGACACGATCAACATGGCCTTCAAGAGATCTTCCAGCCGAAAGATTTGACCGGTCCGTAAGCGCAGATGTGTCTTGGGGGCGCGAGCGGCCTTCGGACTGACCGTCACCTCGTCGTCAAGACGGCCGTACTCAAGGATCACCAGCGCGGACATAATTTTCGTCAGGCTCGCCGGAGACAAGCGCTTTTCGCTTTCAAATTGATAGAGAGTCGTTCCGGTCTTCAATTCCTTGAGCAAAATGCTGTGCGCCGGGACATGCCGCCAGCGAAGCGTATGGTGCGCTTGCTTGGCGGAGGGAACCGGCCTGGGATCGAAAGGAACCGTGATGACTTCGTCGTCTTCATCGCCGTCGAATGCCGAGGCCTGACCGTTCCACTGGGCGGAACACAGAACCAGGACGGCGGCGATGCAGACCGACAGGGCAGGACGTGAATGGGACATGCGGATTGTCTGTGCTTTCTCGTGGCGTCCTGACCGTGTCGGGCCGTCACAGGGTATAGGTTTCTCTGACCTTCGTGCCGCGCAGGCTGCTTTCAATCACCTTATGAAAGAATCGGAGCAAATCCGCAAGATCAATCCAGAATCCGCAATTCAAACAGCGCGCGTAGAGTCGGCGGTTCATCAGCGTATAGTGCCGCTCCACCATCATGAACCCCTTGCATTTGAGGCAATGCATCGGCCGAATCGTAGTCCCTTCAAGCTGATTCCGCAGACGTTTGGCACATCTCAACAGGATACCGACGTCGTCGCTCTATTTAGCGGAGACGATTGAGGATGAGGGCGAGACAGCCGGCCAGCAGTCCGCCTCCAAAGATCGTCGTACCGAAGGAGAGGATCGCACCTGCGCCGCCCGTTGGGTTGGCCCCTGAAACCAGGTCGCGCACCCCACCTTGTACCATCAAGACCGCCAGTGTCATCAGGCAGCCCATGCAAAACCACCACAAGAACGATCGCACGAGCCCCCACCGGTCCGATGGCTGAAAATGGCGCGGCGCTTTGTCCGACGGCCTGCTCGAACTCTAGCCGAGCCCTACCGAGGTGTCAAGCAATCTGCATGCTCTCTCTTCGGTCGAGCAGACCGGAACTTGACTCGACCGTTACTCCGTCCCACGAACGGTCGCCGACTGGTCCTTCCGTCCGCGATGCAGAAACACCGATACGCTCCCGGCTCCATTGTCTGCCGTTACCAGACCCGGTTCTTCGACATTGTCGGCGGAGACACGATAACTCGCCACGGCGAACGGACCGGACTTCGTTCGGTAGTTTCGTGGCGGGTAGTTGAACGTGCCGTCTCCTCGCCCGAAGAGAATGGAAAGATCGGTAGACTGTAGGTTGACAATGGCAACGTCGGCGATATGGTCGCCGTCGAAATCTCGCGCCATCCCGAAGTTCGGACTGGCGTCGGCGCCGAAATCTTTTCCCGGCTGAAAGGTCGCATTCCCGTTGCCTAAGAACGTCGTGAAACTATCCCCTTCGCCGTTGATCACCAACAGATCGACCATGTGATCGTTATTGAAATCGGCAAAACTCACACCCAATGGTCGCCGCCCCGTTTTGTAATCTTTGGGATCTCGAAAGGTTCCGTCGCCGTTTCCGATCCATACGGATACCGCGCTCAACATCGGGCCTCCGTTCGTCACAATCAGGTCCGGCTTGCCGTCTTGATTCAGGTCCTTGAGGGCCACCGACGTGGGCGTATCGCCGTACTCATACTGAACGCCGGGGCGAAACTCTCCACCGGCACTGCCGAGAAAGATTTTCACCTTGTCGTTGCGCAACGCCACGGCCAAATCGGGATGACCGTCGCCGTTGACATCCTCACTGGCGACGGACACGGGAGTCCGATGAACCGGGTACTGCGGTCCTTCCTCAAATTTTCCGTTGGCCCGGCCATACAGAATCGAC
Proteins encoded in this region:
- a CDS encoding tRNA (adenine(58)-N(1))-methyltransferase, yielding MAQLKNGERVHLVDKKGRQYALTLKAGDTYHFSGETIPHDELIGKPDGSIVILSKGKRFLALRPTFGEYVLKMPRGAQVLYPKDLSLIPMWADVYPGARVFEAGTGSGALTMALLRAVGPTGLVVSYEARDDFSRTALTNIERYMGPVSTLMPCRKNAYEGIDVLEDGRPFDRLVLDLPEPWQVVPHAATVLRSGGIYLSFVPTIPQVMQTVEALERTAVFGMVETFETLLRTWSIQGRSVRPDHRMVAHSGFITVARKVEAGWWSHAGRATATATESADEGEQEAREEGESNA
- a CDS encoding RNA polymerase sigma factor RpoD, with product MKESLAIHDDTEPTVAVRVDPDADDPEASDLLESIAQDDQPEAENEEAAAEKASRSASAPFLLESLYFRSFGERRLLERDEEIALAKHIDLGTRRIRQALQQAAKVGGRLKRTERTIECIQTLQTVRKLSGLSALALNHAETSLEQLRQEAGSGGKQGASIQKELEVWLEQLRTARITLETAKDELVRCNLRLVVDVAKHYTGRGLTLLDLVQEGNIGLMKAAERYQYRKGFKFSTYATWWIRQGITRSLADQSRTIRIPVHQTEASNRILRASRRLVQQLGRQPRLEEVAFSMRMRPDRLHETIQAFQEPVALEHRVGDGGTELGELLPDQQAVPPDAHVNRTELTREMDRILGTLTPREQTVIRLRFGIGEDQARTLEQVGQHLSVTRERIRQIEAKALKKLKSPMVKEMFAAIK
- a CDS encoding protease Do: MVTGSDNRDTSRRSGRGRCPTLGLLSLCLFTFAAPAWSADQPFAEQTSLKELSVPAVVAKVRPSVVTVLTRGLPPRGTQYGAPSGSGSGVIIDADGHILTNNHLVQGVTSVVVGLSTGRLTPGRVVARDFFLDLALVSITATDLVPAETSRRTAFEIGETVIAIGNPLALKGGSTVTVGVISALDRSVLTPEGETLYDLLQTDAAINPGNSGGPLVDRYGQVVGINVAIAPSAQAISYAIAMESITPHLRSMIDRGSVLRPDLGLIPLTVTPSVAASFDLEHDRGILALQVDPAKPAGQAGLQSGDVVTAVDNHQIFNIGDFWHAVGRAGAQMSFQIAAQGKTGTATITVSRSAPSGP
- a CDS encoding octanoate-[acyl-carrier-protein]-protein-N-octanoyltransferase, whose product is MTPDQIVQTQPVTPTVSVQDRSCDETPRPGTLVRCDCLLYEEAWNLQRTCHRARAADHCRDLLLLMEHPPVFTAGRTTKDHHWPGEDNLTQRTGIPVLRTERGGSITYHGPGQVVGYPVLRLSDHCAGPKAYVRRLEDVLIATLAGWGIAGRRLERLPGVWIGSDTPSKIASIGVRISQGITTHGFALNVSVDLTPFSHIVPCGITDCRVTSMAALLGTTPDVNAVRQRIAADFAERFHLIWTETIGPERFTSLVEQPTGALVSAPSNAQFIRKECRNE
- a CDS encoding Glu/Leu/Phe/Val dehydrogenase, coding for MNELDTHTFRLAVAQFNEAADAMHLDTNLRQRLTLPQRSLIVSVPVRMDDGRVEVFTGYRVQHDTARGPCKGGIRYHQGVNLGEVAALSMWMTWKCALADLPYGGAKGGVRVDPKRLTRGELQRLTRRYAAEIFPLIGPDKDVPAPDVGTDQQVMAWIMDTYSQQVGYAVQGVVTGKPLSIGGSLGREDATGRGVVYVTLEALRHLKLNVADATVAIQGFGNVGSHTALIMQQAGARVVAVSDVTGGLYNAKGLDIPELLRRYREKREPLNEIKLGESVTNEELLRLDCTVLVPAALSEQITETNASTLRCRILAEGANGPTTLEADRILKDKGVFVIPDILANSGGVIVSYFEWVQDVQRFFWKAKDIQDRLQDLITNAFHRTLHFSTENRTTMRMAALMSGIDKVAQAHLQRGLYP
- a CDS encoding D-alanyl-D-alanine carboxypeptidase — encoded protein: MSHSRPALSVCIAAVLVLCSAQWNGQASAFDGDEDDEVITVPFDPRPVPSAKQAHHTLRWRHVPAHSILLKELKTGTTLYQFESEKRLSPASLTKIMSALVILEYGRLDDEVTVSPKAARAPKTHLRLRTGQIFRLEDLLKAMLIVSANDACLAASEHVGGDEERFVDLMNAKAAALELHNTHFSNACGFDAPAHYSTAEDLAKLSEIALHHPVFKELVREEREIIMPINEHRAYVLRNTNRLLGRIPGVQGVKTGFTSKAGRCLIAKVSQDGSDLLLVILNSKRRWNTATSLINYGLRLSYSRAGLAH
- a CDS encoding Na-Ca exchanger/integrin-beta4, whose product is MPSSSGLCFALLAGCALLSACSKSDPYVPPDPFYYFASYPVGKNPTTVTTADFNRDQITDLVTTNISSNTISVLFGNGDGTFRDQIQVRVCQEPRSLAINDLNGDGQLDLALACSGGDQVSILYGRANGKFEEGPQYPVHRTPVSVASEDVNGDGHPDLAVALRNDKVKIFLGSAGGEFRPGVQYEYGDTPTSVALKDLNQDGKPDLIVTNGGPMLSAVSVWIGNGDGTFRDPKDYKTGRRPLGVSFADFNNDHMVDLLVINGEGDSFTTFLGNGNATFQPGKDFGADASPNFGMARDFDGDHIADVAIVNLQSTDLSILFGRGDGTFNYPPRNYRTKSGPFAVASYRVSADNVEEPGLVTADNGAGSVSVFLHRGRKDQSATVRGTE